Proteins found in one Candidatus Hydrogenedentota bacterium genomic segment:
- the trpB gene encoding tryptophan synthase subunit beta codes for MPDEAGYFGEYGGQIIPPELKKIMDDINVAYDQVTQTQAFQDELEELYTDYVGRPSPLYFARRLTAAGGGARIFLKREDLNHTGAHKINHCLGEALLAKHMGKTKVLAETGAGQHGVALATACALAGIPCEIHMGEVDIQKEHPNVTKMKILGCTLVPVTRGTRTLKDAVDSAFEEYLKDPEHFFYAIGSVVGPHPFPKMVRDFQSIVGRESRAQFLQREGRLPDYLMACVGGGSNAMGLFSAFLEDEDVALIGVEPAGRGLDTPDHAATLTLGTKGSLHGFRCYNLQDDAGEPLPVYSIASGLDYPAVGPQHCYLKDIGRAQYVTVDDQGCLDAFMNLSRLEGIIPALESAHAVAYAMRIAPDLPPDKTILINLSGRGDKDADFVADKLGL; via the coding sequence ATGCCGGATGAAGCCGGCTATTTCGGGGAATACGGGGGCCAGATCATCCCGCCCGAACTGAAGAAGATCATGGATGACATCAATGTCGCCTACGATCAGGTCACGCAAACACAGGCCTTTCAGGACGAGCTGGAGGAACTGTACACGGATTACGTGGGGCGGCCCAGCCCGCTGTACTTCGCCCGGCGCCTGACCGCGGCGGGCGGCGGCGCGCGGATCTTCCTCAAGCGGGAAGACCTCAACCACACGGGGGCACACAAAATTAACCACTGCCTCGGCGAGGCGCTGCTCGCCAAGCACATGGGCAAGACGAAGGTGCTCGCCGAGACGGGGGCCGGGCAGCACGGGGTCGCGCTCGCCACGGCCTGTGCGCTGGCGGGCATTCCCTGCGAAATTCACATGGGCGAGGTCGATATTCAAAAGGAGCACCCGAACGTCACCAAGATGAAGATCCTCGGGTGTACGCTCGTGCCGGTTACGCGCGGCACGCGCACCCTGAAGGACGCCGTCGACAGCGCCTTCGAGGAGTACCTCAAGGATCCCGAGCACTTCTTTTACGCCATTGGTTCCGTGGTCGGGCCGCACCCCTTTCCGAAGATGGTGCGCGATTTCCAGAGCATCGTGGGCCGCGAATCACGCGCGCAGTTCCTGCAGCGCGAAGGCCGTCTTCCCGACTACCTGATGGCCTGTGTCGGCGGCGGCTCCAACGCGATGGGCCTTTTCAGCGCGTTTCTGGAGGACGAGGACGTTGCGCTCATTGGCGTGGAACCGGCCGGGCGCGGTCTGGACACCCCGGATCACGCGGCCACGCTGACCCTCGGAACGAAGGGGTCGCTGCACGGATTCCGCTGCTACAACCTCCAGGACGACGCCGGCGAGCCCCTCCCGGTATACTCCATCGCCTCCGGGCTCGATTATCCGGCGGTGGGCCCGCAGCACTGCTACCTGAAGGACATCGGCCGCGCGCAGTACGTTACGGTGGACGACCAGGGGTGTCTCGACGCGTTCATGAACCTGTCGCGCCTCGAGGGCATCATCCCCGCCCTGGAGAGTGCGCACGCGGTCGCCTATGCGATGCGTATCGCCCCGGATCTTCCGCCGGACAAGACGATCCTGATCAATCTTTCCGGCCGGGGCGACAAAGACGCGGACTTTGTGGCGGATAAATTGGGCCTGTAA
- a CDS encoding GDSL family lipase, which translates to MKRMYAAACAAWCLTALVAAAANTAVAPEPREKQEGWMARHEQMNERVKQGNADLVFIGDSITHGWEGAGKPVWDHYYADRNAVNLGIGGDRTQHVIWRLENGNIDGISPKVAVVMIGTNNHKDNSAEEISEGVTAIVRRLRNGLPDTKVLLLAIFPRGDKPEKIVEKLNQANTLIADLAADPMVTFLDLGPAFRDLQGQVPESLMPDLLHPNEAGYQVWASSMEPVLAPLLGVPEKAPAADHAAE; encoded by the coding sequence ATGAAGCGAATGTACGCCGCCGCCTGCGCCGCCTGGTGTCTGACGGCCCTCGTTGCCGCCGCCGCAAACACGGCCGTCGCGCCCGAGCCCCGCGAAAAGCAGGAGGGCTGGATGGCCCGGCACGAACAGATGAACGAGCGCGTGAAACAGGGCAACGCCGACCTCGTATTCATCGGCGATTCCATCACGCACGGGTGGGAAGGCGCGGGGAAACCCGTTTGGGACCACTACTACGCGGACCGGAACGCCGTGAACCTGGGTATCGGCGGCGATCGCACCCAGCATGTGATCTGGCGGCTCGAAAACGGGAATATCGACGGAATATCCCCGAAAGTCGCCGTGGTCATGATCGGCACGAACAACCACAAGGACAATTCCGCCGAGGAAATCTCCGAGGGGGTTACCGCGATCGTGCGGCGGCTGCGCAACGGCCTGCCGGACACGAAGGTGCTGCTCCTGGCAATCTTCCCGCGCGGCGACAAGCCCGAGAAGATCGTGGAGAAGCTCAACCAGGCCAACACGCTCATCGCCGATCTGGCCGCTGACCCGATGGTGACGTTTCTCGATCTGGGACCGGCCTTCCGTGATCTTCAGGGACAAGTCCCGGAATCGCTGATGCCGGATCTGCTCCACCCGAACGAGGCGGGCTACCAGGTCTGGGCCTCTTCAATGGAGCCCGTGTTGGCGCCCCTGCTCGGCGTCCCCGAAAAGGCGCCGGCGGCGGATCACGCGGCGGAGTAG
- a CDS encoding acyltransferase → MNKLERTWLTWKHRRKFARLGKGCQFPIPQLCVQGHVEMGDYCRFRNDVTLRTHGNGKIIFGTRSGLSWGCLAEAWDRIEIGNYTAIAEFSWLCDSMPVLQGAPQPRGREARITKPIRIGDNVFVGSGCIIGPGVTIGDGAVVGPFSIVTRDVGPMEIWTGAPARKMGHRTEGVSEEQLQAYRDMLEQQGLLQDRYLE, encoded by the coding sequence ATGAACAAACTCGAACGCACCTGGCTCACGTGGAAACACCGCCGCAAGTTCGCGCGGCTCGGCAAGGGCTGCCAGTTCCCCATTCCGCAGCTCTGCGTTCAGGGCCACGTGGAAATGGGCGACTATTGCCGTTTCCGCAACGACGTCACCCTGCGCACCCACGGCAACGGCAAGATCATCTTCGGAACCCGGTCCGGGCTCAGCTGGGGCTGCCTGGCCGAGGCCTGGGATCGCATCGAAATCGGTAATTACACCGCCATCGCGGAGTTCTCCTGGCTCTGCGACAGCATGCCCGTGCTCCAGGGCGCGCCACAGCCCCGCGGCCGCGAAGCGCGCATCACGAAACCCATCCGCATCGGCGACAACGTCTTCGTCGGGAGCGGGTGCATCATCGGGCCCGGCGTCACCATCGGCGATGGCGCCGTGGTCGGACCCTTCTCCATCGTCACGCGCGACGTGGGCCCCATGGAGATCTGGACCGGCGCGCCCGCCCGAAAAATGGGACACCGCACCGAGGGCGTATCCGAGGAGCAGTTGCAGGCCTACCGCGACATGCTCGAACAGCAAGGCCTGCTTCAGGACCGCTACCTGGAATGA
- a CDS encoding Gfo/Idh/MocA family oxidoreductase, with product MVGGGQGAFIGGVHRMAAALDQQIDLVAGCFSRDYENTKTTGAELYLDPARCYTSYEEMAEKEAALPEGERIDFVSIVTPNNLHFPVAKKFLESGFHVVCDKPMTYTVEEARELVALVEKTGLVFALTHNYTGHPLVRHAKHLFESGGMGQVRKVIVEYLQDFLMVPHEKLGQKQAAWRVDPAQSGLGGTLGDIGSHCLNLMEFITGDPVVEMCADSSTFLPDRTLDEDVNTLLRLKGGGKGVLTISQVATGEENGLTIRVYAEKGAIKWAQENPNYMEMYRYGEPRHTLTRGHGYLSVPAAGATRVPTGHPEGYIGAFATIYCDAVKAIRAHIDGAPLKTEEYDFPTVYDGLRGMEFITKAVESANAGASWVKF from the coding sequence ATGGTCGGCGGCGGCCAGGGCGCGTTTATTGGCGGCGTGCACCGGATGGCGGCGGCCCTGGACCAGCAGATCGACCTGGTTGCCGGTTGTTTTTCCCGGGACTACGAAAACACGAAGACCACGGGCGCGGAGCTTTACCTGGACCCCGCGCGGTGTTACACGAGCTACGAGGAGATGGCCGAGAAAGAGGCCGCGCTGCCCGAGGGCGAGCGCATCGACTTCGTGAGCATCGTCACGCCGAACAACCTCCACTTCCCCGTGGCGAAGAAGTTCCTGGAATCGGGCTTTCACGTGGTGTGCGACAAGCCCATGACGTATACGGTGGAAGAAGCCCGGGAACTGGTGGCGCTCGTGGAGAAGACCGGGCTCGTCTTCGCGCTCACCCACAACTACACGGGCCATCCGCTGGTCCGCCATGCGAAGCACCTCTTCGAGTCGGGCGGGATGGGCCAGGTGCGCAAGGTGATCGTGGAATACCTGCAGGACTTCCTGATGGTGCCCCACGAGAAGCTGGGCCAGAAGCAGGCCGCGTGGCGCGTGGACCCGGCGCAATCGGGCCTCGGCGGAACGCTGGGCGACATCGGTAGCCACTGCCTGAACCTGATGGAGTTCATCACGGGCGACCCGGTTGTGGAGATGTGCGCGGACTCCAGCACCTTCCTGCCCGATCGCACGCTGGACGAGGACGTGAACACGTTGCTGCGGCTGAAGGGCGGCGGCAAGGGCGTGCTGACCATCAGCCAGGTGGCGACAGGCGAGGAGAACGGGTTGACCATCCGGGTCTACGCCGAGAAGGGCGCCATCAAGTGGGCGCAGGAAAACCCGAACTACATGGAGATGTACCGCTACGGCGAGCCCCGCCATACCCTTACGCGGGGACACGGCTACCTGTCGGTGCCGGCGGCGGGGGCCACACGCGTCCCCACGGGCCATCCCGAGGGCTATATCGGGGCCTTCGCGACAATCTACTGCGACGCAGTGAAGGCGATTCGCGCACATATCGACGGCGCGCCCCTGAAGACCGAGGAATACGACTTCCCCACGGTTTACGACGGCCTGCGCGGGATGGAATTCATCACGAAAGCCGTCGAATCGGCCAACGCCGGCGCATCCTGGGTCAAATTCTGA
- a CDS encoding HAD family hydrolase yields MSIRAITFDFWMTLFEERNRHERHACRVEAFCKATGAPREETSQALRAAHDYFFHIHEHEQRTLTPRDAVDMVCDALGIALDPEEADAMADVFGTAIHVFPPVPIPGALDAVKAASERVPVGLISDSGMSPGASLRKLLDDNGFTPHFTVLTFSDEVGVAKPQAPMFHRTAAALGVAPSELFHVGDLEPTDIRGVQAVGGVAALFAGANPRFASDTRAEHTFHRWEEFLDLLPGLLDR; encoded by the coding sequence ATGAGTATACGCGCGATTACATTCGACTTCTGGATGACGCTCTTCGAGGAGCGGAACCGCCACGAACGGCACGCCTGCCGCGTGGAAGCCTTCTGCAAGGCCACGGGCGCCCCCCGCGAAGAAACCAGCCAGGCCCTGCGGGCCGCCCACGACTACTTTTTTCACATCCACGAGCACGAACAGCGCACACTGACGCCGCGCGACGCCGTGGATATGGTCTGCGACGCCCTCGGCATCGCCCTGGACCCCGAGGAGGCCGACGCCATGGCCGACGTCTTCGGCACGGCGATTCACGTCTTTCCGCCGGTCCCCATCCCGGGCGCGCTCGACGCCGTCAAGGCGGCGTCGGAACGCGTCCCCGTCGGGCTCATATCCGACAGCGGCATGAGCCCGGGCGCCTCGTTGAGGAAGCTGCTCGACGACAACGGATTCACGCCGCACTTCACCGTGCTGACCTTTTCCGACGAGGTCGGCGTGGCCAAGCCGCAGGCCCCCATGTTCCACCGTACCGCGGCGGCGCTCGGAGTTGCGCCGTCCGAACTGTTTCACGTTGGCGACCTGGAGCCGACCGACATCCGGGGCGTTCAAGCCGTCGGCGGCGTGGCCGCGCTCTTCGCCGGCGCCAATCCGCGCTTCGCCAGCGACACCCGGGCGGAGCATACGTTTCACCGCTGGGAGGAGTTCCTCGACCTCCTCCCAGGGCTCCTGGATCGCTGA
- a CDS encoding Hsp70 family protein: MGKFYCGVDFGTSNSSVALSDGEKVQVLALDEANVSPTSLPSLLYITNDGEKIIGRGAANAFIDRNVDREVLLQQVDLGVSIEAYVASEPDKSEGYRPHTTDGSAREAVRARAVVEVNSPGRLFQSLKTLLRHDGFRGTEVFGTHYQIEELVAMILEPIKNAADAAAGESIEHAVFGRPVRFSQRDTENEVAERRLRTAAGLAGFKDVTFFYEPVGACVEYAMAAEERQRLMVVDIGGGTCDVCIMEFGGSHGFKDRLAESKILSVSGVPVAGDAIDREIIRSKLFPVFGSRARYGPSRLPMPQYLYNQILDWQNLYKLNNEETTNWLIAAEATSDNPAALRALRCLIQRNFGYPVAREVEAAKRRLSVDMETEIRIEKESIEIQERLEREEFAHIIEENLELMLNSIEEAESLAGIKASDLDLVLTTGGTSLIPAIRSMLEDRFGPEKLKARDTFTSVATGLAIVAQYT, from the coding sequence GTGGGGAAGTTTTACTGCGGTGTCGATTTCGGCACGTCCAATTCCAGTGTCGCCCTGTCCGACGGCGAGAAGGTGCAGGTGCTCGCGCTGGATGAAGCGAATGTCAGCCCGACATCGCTGCCCTCCCTGCTTTACATCACCAACGACGGCGAAAAGATCATCGGTCGCGGGGCCGCGAACGCCTTTATCGACCGCAATGTTGATCGTGAGGTTCTCCTCCAGCAGGTGGACCTGGGCGTGAGTATCGAGGCCTATGTCGCGTCGGAGCCGGACAAAAGCGAGGGCTACCGGCCGCACACGACGGACGGATCCGCCCGCGAGGCCGTGCGCGCGCGCGCCGTGGTGGAGGTGAACTCCCCGGGGCGCCTGTTTCAATCGCTCAAGACGCTCCTGCGCCACGACGGATTCCGGGGCACCGAGGTTTTCGGTACGCATTACCAGATCGAAGAACTGGTGGCCATGATCCTCGAGCCGATCAAGAATGCGGCGGACGCGGCGGCCGGCGAGTCCATTGAGCATGCCGTTTTCGGGCGGCCGGTGCGCTTTTCCCAGCGGGATACGGAAAACGAGGTCGCTGAACGCCGGCTGCGTACCGCCGCCGGCCTGGCGGGCTTCAAGGACGTCACCTTCTTCTACGAACCCGTCGGCGCCTGCGTGGAGTACGCCATGGCCGCGGAAGAGCGGCAGCGGCTGATGGTCGTGGATATCGGCGGCGGCACCTGCGACGTGTGCATCATGGAGTTTGGCGGATCCCACGGCTTCAAGGACCGGCTCGCGGAAAGCAAGATCCTCAGCGTGTCCGGCGTGCCCGTGGCGGGCGACGCCATCGACCGGGAAATCATCCGCAGCAAACTGTTTCCGGTATTCGGGAGCCGCGCGCGCTACGGCCCGTCGCGCCTGCCCATGCCCCAGTACCTGTACAACCAGATTCTGGACTGGCAGAACCTTTACAAGCTGAACAACGAAGAGACGACAAACTGGCTCATCGCGGCGGAAGCGACCTCGGACAACCCCGCCGCGCTGCGTGCGCTCCGCTGCCTCATCCAGCGCAACTTCGGCTACCCGGTCGCGCGGGAAGTGGAGGCGGCAAAGCGGCGCCTTTCCGTCGATATGGAAACCGAGATCCGCATCGAGAAGGAATCGATCGAGATCCAGGAGCGCCTGGAGCGCGAGGAATTCGCCCACATTATCGAAGAGAACCTCGAACTCATGCTGAACAGCATCGAGGAGGCGGAATCGCTCGCCGGCATCAAGGCGAGCGATCTGGATCTCGTGCTCACCACCGGCGGCACCAGCCTGATCCCGGCCATCCGCAGCATGCTCGAAGACCGCTTCGGCCCCGAGAAACTCAAGGCGCGGGACACGTTCACCAGCGTCGCCACGGGCCTCGCAATCGTCGCGCAGTACACCTGA
- a CDS encoding sulfatase, translating into MPRKKRYGGLSSLFSVFGVPALIVLGACFVAGCREPRTPPLPGPIQTLPDHVVIIVIDALRADHLPLHGYDRDTAPFLTSLSEESLVFTDAASVSSYTPESISALFTGLYPSATPWGAGWHARPSLNHNTLAMRFRDAGYHTALFSATPMLDHPEFHRGFDTAVCDTEFGLSRQSARLAEKALAWLGERRTQKTLIYLHFLDPHAPYDPPDDAYDRFGGARPGDPVTMDGALRSGLPALLEEGFGPGEARFEDLVQRYDAEIFDVDRAIRACFEGLADLGLERQSLAVVTADHGEEFLEHGFVEHAWSLYPETYRIPLLLWAPGHIAPGRQAGVVSLVDLFPTLVALQDLPRHPDTISGVNLLEKTDGMWRARTPAGPRILEQLIQSRMLIRGVVTESSLYLAYWKYLSPAECAETAGNLRAIRRELRDGVRAEVDPWGPIVREEYYDLARDPGCQNNLAAERPGEVARWRRYLREYRETCPPQLPDAYKATRDPSRLTPEHTRLLETVDPAWRRLLDPVPLDEEMLQTLGYL; encoded by the coding sequence ATGCCAAGAAAAAAACGATACGGCGGACTTTCCTCGTTATTCTCAGTTTTTGGCGTTCCGGCTCTGATCGTCTTGGGCGCGTGCTTCGTCGCGGGGTGTCGGGAGCCCCGAACGCCTCCCCTGCCCGGCCCGATCCAGACCCTGCCCGATCACGTCGTCATCATCGTGATCGACGCGCTTCGGGCGGATCACCTGCCCCTCCACGGTTACGATCGCGACACCGCGCCGTTCCTCACCTCCCTGTCCGAGGAAAGCCTGGTCTTTACCGACGCGGCCAGCGTGTCCTCCTACACGCCGGAGTCGATTTCCGCGCTCTTCACGGGCCTCTACCCGTCCGCCACCCCCTGGGGCGCGGGCTGGCACGCCAGACCCTCGCTCAACCACAACACGCTGGCGATGCGTTTTCGCGACGCGGGGTACCACACCGCGCTGTTTTCGGCCACGCCGATGCTTGATCACCCGGAGTTCCACCGCGGCTTCGACACGGCGGTCTGCGATACGGAATTCGGGCTGAGCCGCCAGAGCGCGCGCCTGGCGGAGAAGGCGCTCGCGTGGCTCGGTGAGCGCCGGACGCAAAAAACGCTGATCTACCTCCATTTTCTCGACCCGCACGCGCCGTACGACCCGCCGGACGACGCCTACGATCGATTCGGCGGCGCGCGCCCCGGCGATCCCGTCACGATGGATGGCGCCCTGCGATCGGGCCTGCCCGCATTGCTTGAGGAAGGCTTCGGGCCGGGCGAGGCGCGATTTGAGGACCTGGTGCAGCGCTATGACGCGGAGATATTCGACGTGGATCGGGCGATCCGGGCGTGTTTCGAAGGGCTGGCCGATCTCGGGCTGGAACGCCAAAGCCTCGCGGTGGTTACCGCCGATCACGGCGAGGAATTCCTCGAACACGGCTTCGTCGAGCACGCATGGTCGCTGTATCCCGAGACCTACCGCATACCGCTCCTGCTTTGGGCGCCGGGACATATTGCGCCGGGCCGACAGGCGGGCGTGGTGTCCCTGGTGGACCTCTTCCCCACGCTCGTCGCATTGCAGGATCTGCCGCGACATCCAGACACCATCAGCGGGGTCAATCTGTTGGAAAAAACGGATGGCATGTGGCGCGCCCGGACGCCCGCCGGCCCGCGTATTCTGGAGCAACTGATCCAGAGCCGCATGCTGATTCGCGGGGTCGTGACCGAGAGTTCGCTCTACCTGGCGTATTGGAAGTACCTGAGCCCAGCCGAATGCGCGGAGACCGCTGGGAACCTGCGCGCCATCCGCCGGGAATTGCGCGACGGCGTGCGCGCGGAGGTCGATCCGTGGGGGCCGATTGTGCGGGAAGAGTACTACGACCTCGCGCGGGACCCGGGCTGCCAAAATAATCTCGCGGCGGAACGGCCCGGGGAGGTGGCGCGGTGGCGGCGATACCTGCGGGAGTACCGGGAGACTTGTCCGCCGCAATTGCCGGATGCGTATAAGGCCACGCGCGATCCGTCGCGGCTGACACCGGAGCATACCCGCCTGCTCGAAACCGTCGATCCGGCCTGGCGCCGCCTGCTGGACCCCGTGCCGCTCGACGAGGAAATGCTCCAGACTCTGGGGTATTTGTAA
- a CDS encoding sugar phosphate isomerase/epimerase has protein sequence MASIKGPAIFLAQFMRDEAPYNSLESIGKWVADLGYKGVQIPSWDGRCFDLEKAAESKAYCDDFRGILDKIGLEPTEIAAHLQGQVLAIHPAYEEGFAGFHPAGLKGAERTAWATDQLKKCVSASANLGLSCIPAMSGGFAWHMIYPWPQRPAGLIEESFKELANRWRPILDFATEKGCTFGYELHPGSDVFDGATFELFLEHTNNHPAACINYDPSHFVLQQLDYLEFIKIYADRIKAFHVKDAEFNPTGRVGVYGGYQGWTDRAGRFRSLGDGDVDFTRVFTLMTEIGYEGWAVLEWECCIKSPEQGAEEGAAFIEAHLIEKTAVAFDDFAGGATDTARNRRMLGLD, from the coding sequence ATGGCATCGATTAAGGGACCGGCAATCTTTCTGGCGCAGTTCATGCGCGATGAGGCGCCCTACAATTCGCTGGAGAGCATTGGAAAATGGGTCGCGGACCTGGGCTACAAGGGCGTGCAGATCCCCTCGTGGGACGGACGCTGCTTCGATCTGGAGAAGGCGGCGGAGTCGAAAGCGTATTGCGACGATTTTCGCGGGATCCTGGACAAGATCGGCCTGGAACCCACCGAGATCGCGGCGCACCTGCAGGGCCAGGTGCTGGCGATTCATCCGGCCTATGAAGAAGGCTTCGCGGGCTTCCATCCGGCGGGGCTGAAGGGCGCCGAGCGCACCGCCTGGGCCACGGACCAGCTGAAGAAGTGCGTATCCGCGTCCGCGAACCTGGGCCTGAGCTGCATCCCGGCGATGTCGGGCGGCTTCGCCTGGCACATGATCTATCCGTGGCCGCAGCGCCCGGCGGGGCTGATCGAGGAGTCCTTCAAGGAGCTTGCGAACCGCTGGCGCCCGATCCTCGACTTTGCGACGGAAAAGGGCTGCACCTTCGGGTACGAACTGCACCCGGGTTCGGATGTGTTTGACGGGGCGACCTTCGAGTTGTTCCTGGAGCACACGAACAACCACCCGGCGGCCTGCATCAACTATGACCCGAGCCACTTCGTCCTGCAGCAGCTCGACTACCTCGAATTCATCAAGATCTACGCGGACCGCATCAAGGCCTTCCACGTGAAGGACGCGGAGTTCAACCCGACCGGACGCGTGGGCGTGTATGGCGGCTACCAGGGCTGGACCGACCGCGCGGGCCGCTTCCGCTCGCTGGGCGACGGCGACGTCGACTTCACGCGCGTGTTCACGCTGATGACGGAGATCGGCTACGAGGGCTGGGCGGTGCTGGAGTGGGAATGCTGCATCAAGAGCCCCGAACAGGGCGCGGAAGAGGGCGCGGCCTTCATCGAAGCGCACCTGATCGAGAAGACCGCGGTCGCGTTTGACGACTTTGCCGGCGGCGCGACGGACACGGCGCGCAACCGCCGCATGCTCGGGCTGGACTGA
- a CDS encoding cellulase family glycosylhydrolase — MHTNCPRSIFAALAILAAVAVAQSTAAGPGLRIGPEGAILLDGKPVRAFGINYMSAFTRCLENPGDTSYREGFATLAEHEIPFVRLNFGGFYAVDWSLYRDDPDRHFQLMDGVVRAAEEHGIGLVPSLFWWTACVPDIVGEPRNQWGNPESKTHAFMREYVRAVVTRYVDSPAIWAWEFGNEYSLAADLPNAAEHRPWTHVSRGCPPERGPDDDLTSAMVNTAVAAFAAEVRKYDPHRPITTGHSLPRRSAHHQRVELSWKEDSADQFRENLAFMTPDPADLVSVHIYAHAKERRFGEGDVSYARLLEEASAGAQAAGKGLFVGEFGPPPDNEAPWDHASAKAEGLALLKALEESDAQLAAFWVFDFPWQEAFINVSTKNHRSHYLEALRDANRRISNGGE, encoded by the coding sequence ATGCATACAAATTGCCCGCGTAGCATTTTCGCCGCCCTCGCGATCCTCGCGGCCGTTGCGGTCGCCCAGTCGACCGCGGCGGGCCCGGGACTCCGTATTGGCCCGGAGGGCGCCATTTTGCTGGATGGCAAGCCCGTCCGCGCGTTCGGCATCAACTACATGAGCGCCTTTACCCGATGTCTCGAAAACCCCGGGGACACCTCCTACCGCGAGGGTTTCGCCACCCTGGCGGAACATGAGATCCCCTTTGTACGCCTTAATTTCGGCGGATTCTACGCCGTGGATTGGTCGTTGTACCGCGACGATCCGGATCGCCACTTCCAGTTGATGGACGGCGTCGTCCGCGCGGCGGAGGAGCACGGCATCGGCCTCGTGCCCTCGCTCTTCTGGTGGACGGCGTGCGTGCCGGACATCGTCGGCGAACCGCGCAACCAGTGGGGCAATCCGGAAAGCAAGACGCACGCGTTCATGCGGGAATATGTCCGCGCGGTGGTCACGCGCTACGTAGACTCACCGGCAATCTGGGCCTGGGAATTCGGCAATGAGTATTCCCTCGCGGCAGACCTGCCCAATGCGGCGGAACACCGCCCGTGGACCCACGTGTCGCGGGGCTGCCCGCCGGAACGCGGCCCGGACGACGACCTGACCTCGGCAATGGTGAACACGGCGGTGGCCGCGTTTGCGGCGGAGGTCCGCAAGTACGACCCGCACCGGCCCATAACGACCGGACACAGCCTGCCGCGCCGCTCCGCCCATCACCAGCGGGTTGAATTGTCGTGGAAAGAAGACAGCGCGGACCAGTTCCGGGAAAACCTGGCCTTCATGACGCCCGATCCGGCCGATCTTGTCTCGGTGCACATCTACGCGCACGCGAAGGAGCGCCGCTTTGGGGAAGGCGACGTTTCCTATGCCCGGCTGCTGGAGGAAGCGTCCGCGGGCGCGCAGGCGGCGGGCAAGGGCCTGTTTGTGGGCGAATTCGGTCCGCCGCCGGACAACGAGGCGCCGTGGGATCACGCTTCCGCAAAGGCCGAAGGCCTGGCGCTCCTGAAGGCCCTGGAGGAGAGCGACGCGCAACTCGCCGCGTTCTGGGTCTTCGATTTCCCGTGGCAGGAGGCGTTCATCAACGTCAGCACGAAGAACCACCGGAGCCACTATCTCGAGGCGTTGCGGGACGCAAACCGCCGGATAAGCAACGGCGGCGAGTAG